TATGTTGAGTAAACCTTGTATATGGCGTGAAGGTCTTCGAATTGTTAATGAAGAAGGATTTAGAGCCTTTTGGAAAGGAAATCTTGTTACTATTATTCACCGCCTTCCTTACACTGCTGTCAACTTCTACTCGTATGACCGCTACAAAAATGTCAGTTTTACATGCTACGTTTCTCTTTATTCGGTTATATTGTTTCTGTCTGATGCATAAGGTTTACTGTCATTGCTTCACTTCATTTGTTCCTGTAGCTGTTAAGATCATTTACTGGCTTGGATAGTCACCCGGGAAATGTTGCCTCAGATATTTTTGTTCATTTTATTGGAGGTGGACTAGCGGGGATAACTGCTGCTTCTGCTACGTACCCACTGGATCTTGTTAGGACTCGTCTGGCAGCTCAGGTGAATAAGAATAATGCATGTGGCATCATCGTTTAGTGGTTACAAACTATTTCTTTTTAGTAAATTTCAATCACAGAAATTTAAATGCACACCCACCCTGCCCCCACTTGAATTGGGACCTTCGACCTTTTATTACAAAGATTAAACGGGTTAAACAATTGCACTGTTCACGTTCGATGTGTTTGTTAATATTCTTTGGTGAAATACACAGTAGTATGTGGGGATTGGTATGCCTTATTTTCTAATCGAGTTAATAGAAAAACACCCGTGATTGGGATAACTATAATAATTCAGTGTTTGTTGCTAACTATAGTAGTTCATTACTATTTCATGATAATTTGTAAACCAGGGGAGTGTTTTCTTACTATATTTGCTTATCTTTTGTAATCCTTTAACTTTTGTCTTGACTTTCTTTGCTTAAATTATACAGAAAAATTTAGTATATTATCAGGGTATGGGGCACACGCTTCGTACAATATGCAGAGATGAGGGATTCTTTGGTCTCTATAAAGGGATGGGAGCTACGCTGCTGGTATGTCTTCTTTGTATGCTTGTTCTTTATCTTTGTTGTCATGTCCTGTTATTACGTTTGATCTAAAATAAATTGTTGCTTGATTCAGGGAGTAGGACCTAGTATAGCAATAAGCTTTACGGTTTATGAGATGCTGAGATCATACTGCCACACTAAAAGGTGAATTTTTCGGAGTGATTAAATCATGTATGTCCTTTGTGACAAGTGATTGTGTTTCTAAACTTATGAATTTTGTGTATTAGGCCAAACGATTCTACTGAAATGGTAAGCCTTGCTTGTGGTAGCCTCTCGGGCATGGCCTCTTCAACAGGTATCTTAATATGATAAACTGTTATAAGTCCTCTCTGTTCTTTGTTTTATTTTTCGTATGAAAGTAAGTCTAATCTCCTTACCAGTACACTCTATTTATGTTCTTGATATTGTTCAGTATTGATCTTTGTAGTTGGTACTTGATTTTTTGTGATGCTGCTATGTTTTTGCACTTTGCAGCAACATTTCCTCTGGATCTTGTTAGGAGAAGAATGCAACTGGAAGGAGCTGCAGGGCGAGCCCGCATTTACAATGGTGGAATTTGTGCCACATTTAGACATATAATACGTAGTGAAGGTTTTCGGGGTCTTTATAGGGGAATCTTAGCCGAGTACTACAAAGTTGTACCAGGGGTGGGAATTGTTTTTATGACATACGAGACTTTGAAGAAGCTTCTATCGGATCAATCATTCTGAAATTAAATTGCAATAGCATCTGATGTATTCCCCATGAAGTTGAGACCATCAGTAGTAAACGTATCTGATGCTTTAGGCTTGCCTTTGATAAGGGTTTTTTTTAGGATCAGTTTTATTTGTATGAGGTTTAGGTAAAATGTTTTTTAGAGTGGAATTTCTTCCAGTTTCTGCAGTGAAACATGATTCAGTAGAACATATTTTGAATGTAAAGGCTATTCAATGCTGTTAACTTACGTGGAATGTATACTCTTTTTTAGGGACTCTGGTTGTAGAGAACATATTTATTTATCAGTTACTGATCTCATGTCTGTGCAAGTATATTTCCGACAGTGTAGTTAGATTCTCTGTATTACCATTTTGCAATTATAGGATTATGAATAACTATAATTGTAATACACATCTTTTGATCTGAAAGCATCAATGTTTCTGTAATTGAATAATTGTTTGAATGTAGTACAGTTATCTGTATTTTCCTGGAAGGGTATTTAAAATTAGAGAAAAATGGTAGTCGAAATCTTGAATAAAGAGGCCGAGATGTACATAGGCAGGTTTCCGTTAAATTTTGAAGAGGGAGAAAATCTTGAGTTAACAAATAAAATAACACAAATTAAGCTTTATGTATCTCCaacagaaaagcaaaaattaactTAGTTTTCCCTAAAACCATCTCCAAACTAATTCTAAAAATACACTTTTACACCATTTTGATATAAAAAGTCTCTCCAACCCAACTTCAAAAATCACACAAAAATAAATGACACCAAAAGTTACACCAAATTTGGGGTAATACCAAAAATTGTAGAGTTTTTCAAAATTACAATACTACCCCTCTATTCTTTCacaaaaataaatcattttttttGTACCCAAATACTTTTATACTCTTTTTTTatctttcttttatttaaaatGTTTTGCTTTATAACTTGTTAGTTTAATAAAATTTGAACTTTGTGTgacattttaaattttattacatTTATTGAAAtgataaaatttatataatttagATACATACATACATGCTTTTAAATAACAAATTCATGAATATTTAGAAATGAGATAAAATCTAATAAAATTAAAAGTGAACAAGTGC
The sequence above is drawn from the Apium graveolens cultivar Ventura chromosome 2, ASM990537v1, whole genome shotgun sequence genome and encodes:
- the LOC141708101 gene encoding uncharacterized protein LOC141708101 isoform X1 produces the protein MEAATVGVSNSNQGGGATVSYMNQKQQPQPIQLGTVPHLFAGGVAGAFSKTCTAPFARLTILFQISLKRFSGQTSCNQLQGMHSDAAMLSKPCIWREGLRIVNEEGFRAFWKGNLVTIIHRLPYTAVNFYSYDRYKNLLRSFTGLDSHPGNVASDIFVHFIGGGLAGITAASATYPLDLVRTRLAAQKNLVYYQGMGHTLRTICRDEGFFGLYKGMGATLLGVGPSIAISFTVYEMLRSYCHTKRPNDSTEMVSLACGSLSGMASSTATFPLDLVRRRMQLEGAAGRARIYNGGICATFRHIIRSEGFRGLYRGILAEYYKVVPGVGIVFMTYETLKKLLSDQSF
- the LOC141708101 gene encoding uncharacterized protein LOC141708101 isoform X2, with the protein product MEAATVGVSNSNQGGGATVSYMNQKQQPQPIQLGTVPHLFAGGVAGAFSKTCTAPFARLTILFQLQGMHSDAAMLSKPCIWREGLRIVNEEGFRAFWKGNLVTIIHRLPYTAVNFYSYDRYKNLLRSFTGLDSHPGNVASDIFVHFIGGGLAGITAASATYPLDLVRTRLAAQKNLVYYQGMGHTLRTICRDEGFFGLYKGMGATLLGVGPSIAISFTVYEMLRSYCHTKRPNDSTEMVSLACGSLSGMASSTATFPLDLVRRRMQLEGAAGRARIYNGGICATFRHIIRSEGFRGLYRGILAEYYKVVPGVGIVFMTYETLKKLLSDQSF